One stretch of Nicotiana tabacum cultivar K326 chromosome 18, ASM71507v2, whole genome shotgun sequence DNA includes these proteins:
- the LOC107809506 gene encoding E3 ubiquitin-protein ligase RHF2A isoform X2, translating to MEEGKMSENHLTSAAAFVEGGIQDACEDTCSICLEAFCESDPSTVTGCKHEFHLQCILEWCQRSSQCPMCWQALSLKDPNSQELLDAVEHERNIRMNPPRNTTIFHHPTLGDFELQHLPVSATDSELEERIIQHLAAAAAMGRARHLARRDGQRGRSSAQGRPQFLVFSTHPNSPPAGPASSPTLMTGGESASPASVSASSSPIVPVGEGATQIFTTPHVQADQVSASGSGSSAVINHLGTSSNNRRSPSQSSPNNQERAGPSDLQSLSESIKSRFAAMSLRYKESITKSTRGWKERFFSRNSSTSDHGAEARHEVSTGTAVIPHVVEHSETTEGSRNDSPESNRSEGSLPAQHADQRISETGRDCSLTEGNGQSLCAASSGSN from the exons ATGGAGGAGGGCAAGATGTCCGAGAATCATTTGACTTCAGCGGCAGCATTTGTGGAGGGCGGTATTCAGGATGCTTGTGAAGATACTTGCAGCATATGCCTCGAAGCATTTTGTGAAAGTGATCCCTCAACA GTGACTGGTTGCAAGCATGAGTTTCATCTTCAATGTATTCTTGAATG GTGTCAGAGAAGTTCTCAATGCCCCATGTGTTGGCAGGCCCTCTCCTTAAAAGATCCCAACAG CCAAGAATTGCTGGATGCAGTTGAGCACGAGAGAAATATCAGGATGAATCCTCCTCGAAATACCACTATCTTTCACCATCCAACTTTGGGAGATTTTGAATTACAGCAT tTACCAGTGAGTGCAACTGATTCAGAACTAGAAGAACGTATTATTCAGCACctagctgctgctgctgctatggGAAGGGCCCGCCACCTTGCCAGGAGGGACGGTCAGAGGGGGAGGTCTTCAGCTCAAGGTCGTCCACAGTTTCTGGTATTCTCCACTCACCCAAATTCACCGCCTGCTGGCCCCGCTTCCTCTCCAACTCTGATGACTGGTGGTGAATCCGCTTCTCCCGCATCGGTTTCTGCTTCAAGTTCTCCAATTGTTCCAGTTGGAGAAGGTGCTACACAGATATTTACTACGCCTCATGTTCAAGCCGATCAGGTTTCTGCATCTGGATCAGGATCAAGTGCTGTTATTAATCATCTTGGAACTTCTTCAAACAATAG AAGGTCTCCTTCACAGTCTTCACCGAATAATCAAGAGAGAGCTGGACCGTCAGATCTTCAATCTCTTTCAGAATCAATTAAATCTCGATTTGCTGCAATGTCGCTGAG GTATAAAGAGTCTATAACTAAGAGCACAAGAGGTTGGAAGGAGAGATTTTTCTCCCGCAACAGTTCAACATCAGACCATGGTGCTGAAGCTCGGCATGAGGTTAGTACTGGGACTGCTGTCATACCACATGTGGTGGAACATTCGGAAACTACAGAGGGTAGCAGAAATGATTCTCCCGAATCAAACAGATCTGAAGGCAGTTTACCAGCTCAGCATGCTGACCAGCGGATATCAGAGACGGGTCGTGATTGTTCTTTGACCGAGGGTAATGGGCAATCCTTATGTGCTGCTAGTTCTGGTTCAAACTAA
- the LOC107809506 gene encoding E3 ubiquitin-protein ligase RHF2A isoform X3: protein MEEGKMSENHLTSAAAFVEGGIQDACEDTCSICLEAFCESDPSTVTGCKHEFHLQCILEWCQRSSQCPMCWQALSLKDPNSQELLDAVEHERNIRMNPPRNTTIFHHPTLGDFELQHLPVSATDSELEERIIQHLAAAAAMGRARHLARRDGQRGRSSAQGRPQFLVFSTHPNSPPAGPASSPTLMTGGESASPASVSASSSPIVPVGEGATQIFTTPHVQADQVSASGSGSSAVINHLGTSSNNRSPSQSSPNNQERAGPSDLQSLSESIKSRFAAMSLRYKESITKSTRGWKERFFSRNSSTSDHGAEARHEVSTGTAVIPHVVEHSETTEGSRNDSPESNRSEGSLPAQHADQRISETGRDCSLTEGNGQSLCAASSGSN from the exons ATGGAGGAGGGCAAGATGTCCGAGAATCATTTGACTTCAGCGGCAGCATTTGTGGAGGGCGGTATTCAGGATGCTTGTGAAGATACTTGCAGCATATGCCTCGAAGCATTTTGTGAAAGTGATCCCTCAACA GTGACTGGTTGCAAGCATGAGTTTCATCTTCAATGTATTCTTGAATG GTGTCAGAGAAGTTCTCAATGCCCCATGTGTTGGCAGGCCCTCTCCTTAAAAGATCCCAACAG CCAAGAATTGCTGGATGCAGTTGAGCACGAGAGAAATATCAGGATGAATCCTCCTCGAAATACCACTATCTTTCACCATCCAACTTTGGGAGATTTTGAATTACAGCAT tTACCAGTGAGTGCAACTGATTCAGAACTAGAAGAACGTATTATTCAGCACctagctgctgctgctgctatggGAAGGGCCCGCCACCTTGCCAGGAGGGACGGTCAGAGGGGGAGGTCTTCAGCTCAAGGTCGTCCACAGTTTCTGGTATTCTCCACTCACCCAAATTCACCGCCTGCTGGCCCCGCTTCCTCTCCAACTCTGATGACTGGTGGTGAATCCGCTTCTCCCGCATCGGTTTCTGCTTCAAGTTCTCCAATTGTTCCAGTTGGAGAAGGTGCTACACAGATATTTACTACGCCTCATGTTCAAGCCGATCAGGTTTCTGCATCTGGATCAGGATCAAGTGCTGTTATTAATCATCTTGGAACTTCTTCAAACAATAG GTCTCCTTCACAGTCTTCACCGAATAATCAAGAGAGAGCTGGACCGTCAGATCTTCAATCTCTTTCAGAATCAATTAAATCTCGATTTGCTGCAATGTCGCTGAG GTATAAAGAGTCTATAACTAAGAGCACAAGAGGTTGGAAGGAGAGATTTTTCTCCCGCAACAGTTCAACATCAGACCATGGTGCTGAAGCTCGGCATGAGGTTAGTACTGGGACTGCTGTCATACCACATGTGGTGGAACATTCGGAAACTACAGAGGGTAGCAGAAATGATTCTCCCGAATCAAACAGATCTGAAGGCAGTTTACCAGCTCAGCATGCTGACCAGCGGATATCAGAGACGGGTCGTGATTGTTCTTTGACCGAGGGTAATGGGCAATCCTTATGTGCTGCTAGTTCTGGTTCAAACTAA
- the LOC107809506 gene encoding E3 ubiquitin-protein ligase RHF2A isoform X4 — MFWQMEEGKMSENHLTSAAAFVEGGIQDACEDTCSICLEAFCESDPSTVTGCKHEFHLQCILEWCQRSSQCPMCWQALSLKDPNSQELLDAVEHERNIRMNPPRNTTIFHHPTLGDFELQHLPVSATDSELEERIIQHLAAAAAMGRARHLARRDGQRGRSSAQGRPQFLVFSTHPNSPPAGPASSPTLMTGGESASPASVSASSSPIVPVGEGATQIFTTPHVQADQVSASGSGSSAVINHLGTSSNNRSPSQSSPNNQERAGPSDLQSLSESIKSRFAAMSLRYKESITKSTRGWKERFFSRNSSTSDHGAEARHEVSTGTAVIPHVVEHSETTEGSRNDSPESNRSEGSLPAQHADQRISETGRDCSLTEGNGQSLCAASSGSN, encoded by the exons ATGTTTTGGCAGATGGAGGAGGGCAAGATGTCCGAGAATCATTTGACTTCAGCGGCAGCATTTGTGGAGGGCGGTATTCAGGATGCTTGTGAAGATACTTGCAGCATATGCCTCGAAGCATTTTGTGAAAGTGATCCCTCAACA GTGACTGGTTGCAAGCATGAGTTTCATCTTCAATGTATTCTTGAATG GTGTCAGAGAAGTTCTCAATGCCCCATGTGTTGGCAGGCCCTCTCCTTAAAAGATCCCAACAG CCAAGAATTGCTGGATGCAGTTGAGCACGAGAGAAATATCAGGATGAATCCTCCTCGAAATACCACTATCTTTCACCATCCAACTTTGGGAGATTTTGAATTACAGCAT tTACCAGTGAGTGCAACTGATTCAGAACTAGAAGAACGTATTATTCAGCACctagctgctgctgctgctatggGAAGGGCCCGCCACCTTGCCAGGAGGGACGGTCAGAGGGGGAGGTCTTCAGCTCAAGGTCGTCCACAGTTTCTGGTATTCTCCACTCACCCAAATTCACCGCCTGCTGGCCCCGCTTCCTCTCCAACTCTGATGACTGGTGGTGAATCCGCTTCTCCCGCATCGGTTTCTGCTTCAAGTTCTCCAATTGTTCCAGTTGGAGAAGGTGCTACACAGATATTTACTACGCCTCATGTTCAAGCCGATCAGGTTTCTGCATCTGGATCAGGATCAAGTGCTGTTATTAATCATCTTGGAACTTCTTCAAACAATAG GTCTCCTTCACAGTCTTCACCGAATAATCAAGAGAGAGCTGGACCGTCAGATCTTCAATCTCTTTCAGAATCAATTAAATCTCGATTTGCTGCAATGTCGCTGAG GTATAAAGAGTCTATAACTAAGAGCACAAGAGGTTGGAAGGAGAGATTTTTCTCCCGCAACAGTTCAACATCAGACCATGGTGCTGAAGCTCGGCATGAGGTTAGTACTGGGACTGCTGTCATACCACATGTGGTGGAACATTCGGAAACTACAGAGGGTAGCAGAAATGATTCTCCCGAATCAAACAGATCTGAAGGCAGTTTACCAGCTCAGCATGCTGACCAGCGGATATCAGAGACGGGTCGTGATTGTTCTTTGACCGAGGGTAATGGGCAATCCTTATGTGCTGCTAGTTCTGGTTCAAACTAA
- the LOC107809506 gene encoding E3 ubiquitin-protein ligase RHF2A isoform X1, producing the protein MFWQMEEGKMSENHLTSAAAFVEGGIQDACEDTCSICLEAFCESDPSTVTGCKHEFHLQCILEWCQRSSQCPMCWQALSLKDPNSQELLDAVEHERNIRMNPPRNTTIFHHPTLGDFELQHLPVSATDSELEERIIQHLAAAAAMGRARHLARRDGQRGRSSAQGRPQFLVFSTHPNSPPAGPASSPTLMTGGESASPASVSASSSPIVPVGEGATQIFTTPHVQADQVSASGSGSSAVINHLGTSSNNRRSPSQSSPNNQERAGPSDLQSLSESIKSRFAAMSLRYKESITKSTRGWKERFFSRNSSTSDHGAEARHEVSTGTAVIPHVVEHSETTEGSRNDSPESNRSEGSLPAQHADQRISETGRDCSLTEGNGQSLCAASSGSN; encoded by the exons ATGTTTTGGCAGATGGAGGAGGGCAAGATGTCCGAGAATCATTTGACTTCAGCGGCAGCATTTGTGGAGGGCGGTATTCAGGATGCTTGTGAAGATACTTGCAGCATATGCCTCGAAGCATTTTGTGAAAGTGATCCCTCAACA GTGACTGGTTGCAAGCATGAGTTTCATCTTCAATGTATTCTTGAATG GTGTCAGAGAAGTTCTCAATGCCCCATGTGTTGGCAGGCCCTCTCCTTAAAAGATCCCAACAG CCAAGAATTGCTGGATGCAGTTGAGCACGAGAGAAATATCAGGATGAATCCTCCTCGAAATACCACTATCTTTCACCATCCAACTTTGGGAGATTTTGAATTACAGCAT tTACCAGTGAGTGCAACTGATTCAGAACTAGAAGAACGTATTATTCAGCACctagctgctgctgctgctatggGAAGGGCCCGCCACCTTGCCAGGAGGGACGGTCAGAGGGGGAGGTCTTCAGCTCAAGGTCGTCCACAGTTTCTGGTATTCTCCACTCACCCAAATTCACCGCCTGCTGGCCCCGCTTCCTCTCCAACTCTGATGACTGGTGGTGAATCCGCTTCTCCCGCATCGGTTTCTGCTTCAAGTTCTCCAATTGTTCCAGTTGGAGAAGGTGCTACACAGATATTTACTACGCCTCATGTTCAAGCCGATCAGGTTTCTGCATCTGGATCAGGATCAAGTGCTGTTATTAATCATCTTGGAACTTCTTCAAACAATAG AAGGTCTCCTTCACAGTCTTCACCGAATAATCAAGAGAGAGCTGGACCGTCAGATCTTCAATCTCTTTCAGAATCAATTAAATCTCGATTTGCTGCAATGTCGCTGAG GTATAAAGAGTCTATAACTAAGAGCACAAGAGGTTGGAAGGAGAGATTTTTCTCCCGCAACAGTTCAACATCAGACCATGGTGCTGAAGCTCGGCATGAGGTTAGTACTGGGACTGCTGTCATACCACATGTGGTGGAACATTCGGAAACTACAGAGGGTAGCAGAAATGATTCTCCCGAATCAAACAGATCTGAAGGCAGTTTACCAGCTCAGCATGCTGACCAGCGGATATCAGAGACGGGTCGTGATTGTTCTTTGACCGAGGGTAATGGGCAATCCTTATGTGCTGCTAGTTCTGGTTCAAACTAA